The Balneola sp. genomic interval GGAGTTTCATTGTTTGAAGCATACACCGTATCCGTAACATCAGCCAGCTGTTGCAACTGCTCTTCAAACCGGTCGGCTTGATCAGCACTTGCTAATGGACCCATTCGTATATCTTCTTGAGCAGGGTCCCCAATGGTGGTTTTTTCAAGACGGGATTTCAGTGCTTCAATTACAACTTCTGCTCTTTCTTTTGGTACGATTGTTCTCCGGATAGCCGTACATTTTTGCCCGGTTTTAACGGTCATTTCCTGTGCGACTTCCTTCACAAAGAGATCAAACTCCTCCATGTCGGGAGTTACATCTTCCCCTAAAATCGAGCAGTTTAATGAATCAGCTTCCAAATTAAATGGAACATTATTGGCAATGATATTCGGATGAGCTTTTAGCTTCTTGCCTGTTATAGCCGAGCCCGTAAAAGCTACCATATCCTGACTATTTAGGTGATCCAACAAATCTCCGGGTTTATCAGCGGCTATAAACTGTATACTTCCTTCAGGAAGGATTTCTGATTCAACCATATCCTTAAAAACTTCCCAGGCTAAATAAGCTCCCGTGGGAGAGGGTTTCACAATAACGGGCATCCCTGCAATAATAGCCGGCGCTAGCTTTTCCAACATCCCCCAAACAGGGAAATTGAACGCATTGATGTGAACAGCAACGCCTCTTCGGGGGACACAAATATGCTGCCCCATGAAAGTCCCTTTTCGGGAAAGTCGCTCGGTATCTCCTTCAACATGCCAGGGGAGATCAGAAAGTTCGCGACGGGATTTGCTGGAAATTCCAAAAGCCGTTAAAAGTCCCCCTTCAATATCAATCCAGGAGTCTTTGCGAGTGGCACCCGTTTGTGTGGAGGTTTCATAATATTTCTCCTTTCGCTCCATTAGGTATTTGCCTAAGAACTTAATGGCAAAAGCACGCTCGTGGATGGTCATCTCACGAAGTTTTGGTCCCCCAACTTTCCGGGCATATTCGAGCGCTGACTTGTAATCAATATCAGCCTCAACCATTTGAGCAACCGGTTCATTAGTAACCGCGCTGAAAAGATCTTTTTCGGTTCCTTTTTCTAGCCACTTACCTTCAATGTAACTCGTTACTTTCATTCCTTGCCTTTTGTTGGTTCGCCTAATCGTTTAGGGTGATTATCAGATTCTTGTAATTCATCAAAAGCATGCTGGAAGGTCTTCATCAATTCCATATAGTTTTCAGAATCTTTAACCTCAGATTCCAACCTTCTGCTTTTCAATGACTCATTCTCAGCGGCTTTAATAAAGCGCCAGAATTCAAACTGTACCGTTTCTCCTTCATATTCCAAATAAATAAACCCTTGTTCGTCCACCGATTTGTATGAAAAAGTTCCTTTTCCAAATCCCCCGGACATTTGTTCTACAGAACTCATGTACTTGTAAAGGTCTTTCGATTTACCTTTCAGATAACCAATAGCCTTAGCAATAT includes:
- a CDS encoding phenylacetic acid degradation bifunctional protein PaaZ, producing the protein MKVTSYIEGKWLEKGTEKDLFSAVTNEPVAQMVEADIDYKSALEYARKVGGPKLREMTIHERAFAIKFLGKYLMERKEKYYETSTQTGATRKDSWIDIEGGLLTAFGISSKSRRELSDLPWHVEGDTERLSRKGTFMGQHICVPRRGVAVHINAFNFPVWGMLEKLAPAIIAGMPVIVKPSPTGAYLAWEVFKDMVESEILPEGSIQFIAADKPGDLLDHLNSQDMVAFTGSAITGKKLKAHPNIIANNVPFNLEADSLNCSILGEDVTPDMEEFDLFVKEVAQEMTVKTGQKCTAIRRTIVPKERAEVVIEALKSRLEKTTIGDPAQEDIRMGPLASADQADRFEEQLQQLADVTDTVYASNNETPTGAFTEPRILVCHKPMQVDDVHRLEAFGPMTTVMPYSSTDEAIELANKSDGSLVGSLFTADDELAHKITMGCAPYHGRFMVVNRHSAKESTGHGSPIASLVHGGPGHAGGGEELGGARAVLHNMQRIALQGSPTTLRNIVKQHISGAETTESGKHPFQKYFEELKIGEAFTTDKRTVTDKDVEEFAELSGDHFYAHTDPDAASRSLFGKIVAHGYFVLSATAGLFVHPDEGPVMLNYGLENLRFVAPVAPGDTIQAKLILKRKNVRQQKKDDPFPFGVVYWDVEVTNQENALVAEYTILTLMKRKHKLDIDEE